One stretch of Vogesella indigofera DNA includes these proteins:
- a CDS encoding formate dehydrogenase accessory protein FdhE, producing the protein MTLFVDTAAPAVTPALRLAGMTVFSRRAERLTTLAAGHPMRDFLLFCAALARAQHACLATRVEHAVANSASLRQLLTLLQRHLDVELPPDSHSALLCLLALDDAALQALADALRHGQYDAHSPLAAAWPLLGAALQVQATIVVRQQDIAALPAGESACCPACGGLPVASVLRRGDSGHAVRHVCCSLCASEWHVSRVKCVACGNTRQLQYRSLADRDAAAPQPDRKQPHAHRGTQELECCDSCHGALKVVSRLQDADADAFADDVASLALDLLAGDAGYGRIGFNPYFLPAQD; encoded by the coding sequence ATGACCCTGTTTGTTGATACCGCCGCCCCCGCCGTCACCCCGGCGCTGCGCCTGGCCGGCATGACCGTGTTCAGCCGCCGCGCCGAGCGCCTGACAACGTTGGCCGCAGGCCACCCGATGCGCGACTTCCTGCTGTTCTGTGCCGCGCTGGCCCGCGCCCAGCACGCCTGTCTGGCCACCCGGGTGGAACACGCGGTGGCCAACAGCGCCAGCCTGCGCCAGTTGCTGACGCTGTTGCAGCGCCATCTTGACGTCGAGCTGCCGCCGGACAGCCACAGTGCGCTGCTGTGCCTGCTGGCACTGGACGATGCCGCGCTGCAGGCGCTGGCCGACGCGCTGCGCCACGGCCAGTACGACGCGCACAGCCCACTGGCCGCCGCCTGGCCCTTGCTCGGTGCCGCCCTGCAGGTGCAGGCCACCATCGTCGTGCGGCAGCAGGATATTGCCGCGCTGCCGGCCGGCGAGTCGGCATGCTGCCCGGCCTGCGGCGGCCTGCCGGTGGCGTCCGTGCTGCGCCGTGGTGATAGCGGCCACGCCGTGCGCCACGTCTGCTGTTCGCTGTGCGCCAGCGAATGGCACGTCAGCCGCGTCAAGTGCGTCGCCTGCGGTAACACCCGCCAGTTGCAGTACCGCAGCCTCGCCGACCGTGACGCCGCAGCGCCGCAGCCGGACCGCAAGCAGCCGCACGCCCATCGCGGCACACAGGAGCTGGAATGCTGTGACAGCTGCCACGGCGCGCTGAAGGTGGTGTCGCGCCTGCAGGATGCCGATGCAGATGCCTTTGCCGACGATGTGGCGTCGCTGGCGCTGGACCTGCTCGCCGGTGACGCCGGCTACGGCCGCATCGGCTTCAACCCCTACTTCCTGCCGGCCCAGGACTGA
- the fdhD gene encoding formate dehydrogenase accessory sulfurtransferase FdhD — translation MAGFDLAQAFFRRHHPRRQFADGRRQSRRRQILRQIAEDQLIEEVPVAMVYNGVSHAVLLATPCDLADFALGFSLSEHILHAPGELYDCEIVAGEHGVELRLEIASARFAALKQRRRSMAGRTGCGLCGVDSLDAVAQSIAPLPLRPTLRAAAVARAVAELPHWQPWHHATGAAHGAAFCNADGDILLAREDVGRHNALDKLIGALRRQRIDTGDGFVLVSSRASYEMVQKTASAGIAALVAVSAPTSYAVTLAESCGLLLAGFARPGRLVAYSQLPRLICPELTRPHHDPVC, via the coding sequence ATGGCGGGTTTCGACCTGGCTCAGGCTTTCTTCCGCCGGCACCACCCCCGCCGCCAGTTCGCCGACGGCCGAAGGCAGTCGCGTCGCCGGCAGATCCTGCGGCAGATAGCCGAGGATCAGCTGATCGAGGAAGTGCCGGTTGCGATGGTGTACAACGGCGTGTCACACGCGGTGCTGCTGGCCACGCCCTGCGATCTGGCTGACTTCGCGCTCGGCTTTTCGCTGAGCGAGCACATCCTGCACGCGCCTGGCGAGCTGTACGACTGCGAGATCGTCGCCGGCGAGCACGGCGTCGAGCTGCGGCTGGAGATCGCCAGCGCGCGCTTTGCCGCGCTGAAACAGCGCCGGCGCAGCATGGCCGGCCGTACCGGCTGCGGCCTGTGCGGCGTCGACAGTCTGGACGCGGTGGCGCAGAGCATCGCGCCGCTGCCGTTGCGGCCAACCTTGCGCGCCGCCGCGGTCGCCCGCGCGGTGGCGGAGCTGCCGCACTGGCAGCCGTGGCACCACGCCACCGGTGCCGCCCACGGCGCCGCCTTCTGCAACGCCGACGGCGACATCCTGCTGGCGCGCGAGGACGTTGGCCGCCACAACGCGCTGGACAAGCTGATCGGTGCGCTGCGCCGGCAGCGGATCGACACCGGCGACGGCTTTGTGCTGGTTTCCAGCCGTGCCAGCTACGAGATGGTGCAAAAGACCGCCAGCGCCGGCATCGCCGCACTGGTGGCGGTATCGGCGCCGACCTCCTACGCGGTGACGCTGGCCGAGTCCTGTGGCCTGCTGCTGGCCGGCTTTGCCCGCCCCGGGCGGCTGGTGGCCTACAGCCAGCTGCCGCGCCTGATCTGCCCCGAATTGACGAGACCCCACCATGACCCTGTTTGTTGA
- a CDS encoding helix-turn-helix domain-containing protein: MLAACAGNKSEAARRLGISRKTLERKCLSWGE, from the coding sequence GTGCTGGCCGCCTGCGCCGGCAACAAGTCGGAGGCGGCGCGCCGGCTCGGCATTTCCCGCAAGACACTGGAGCGCAAATGCCTGTCCTGGGGCGAGTAA
- a CDS encoding sensor histidine kinase, with the protein MPVLGRVTGLWRRLLLPLNRSVRTRFVTLALLPLVVGFPVLLLLLAGWGGAAFEELLVFKVRSDLAVAATYFERVQSDVGRSIEALASSEALADTRRQPRTSSPDALLRERARSLGLDYLLLLDARQRVVAASLPASHGLRYPQPAVVLAASGGTQRATLDVFSPAQLAALSPLLQARSHIELLATPGARPSRRNVSDNGLLLHAAAKVPGQPLVLVGGVLLNRNIEFIDRIRHLVYPQGSLPIRSRGSATLFLDDTRIATTVTYPRGGCAIGSRVSQEVSEQVLGRGQAWLNRARVIGDWYVSGYQPLLDSRGQRIGMLYVGFLEQPFVLAKWMALAVLFVLFAITMAAATWVSWRFARSVIDPVERLRQTMSAVAAGRLDARVGALPQQDELALLAAHFDALLARLESQNQAMLRWAGELDDKVAERTRELAAANHTLLSAQQQLFKSEKLAAIGQLAAGTAHEINNPVAVIQGNLELMQELLGEAAAPVQPEIRLMREQVQRIQLIVAKLLQYARPSEYAGDLQQVQPQEVFQDSLLLVGYQMNRGNIAVVKQWHSSATLLANRFELQQILINLILNAIQAMPQGGVLTLSAHDAPGSDGRPGLRLSVADNGSGIAEADMARLFDPFFTSKHDGTGLGLWVCQGLAERSGGVIEAANQSQGGAVFSVWLPCEPALAAVGLAVL; encoded by the coding sequence ATGCCTGTCCTGGGGCGAGTAACCGGCCTGTGGCGGCGCCTGCTGCTGCCGCTGAACCGTTCGGTACGCACCCGTTTCGTCACCCTCGCGCTGCTGCCGCTGGTAGTCGGCTTTCCGGTGCTGCTGCTGTTGCTGGCAGGCTGGGGCGGGGCGGCGTTCGAGGAGCTGCTGGTTTTCAAGGTGCGCAGCGATCTAGCGGTGGCGGCTACCTATTTCGAACGGGTGCAGAGCGACGTTGGCCGTAGCATCGAGGCACTGGCCAGTTCCGAGGCGCTGGCCGATACCCGGCGCCAGCCGCGGACAAGCTCGCCCGACGCGCTGCTGCGCGAGCGCGCGCGCAGCCTGGGGCTGGACTACCTGCTGTTGCTGGACGCGCGCCAGCGAGTGGTGGCCGCTTCGCTGCCAGCCAGCCACGGCCTGCGCTACCCGCAGCCGGCGGTGGTGCTGGCCGCCAGCGGCGGCACGCAGCGTGCCACGCTGGACGTGTTCAGCCCGGCGCAGCTGGCCGCGCTGTCGCCGCTGCTGCAGGCGCGCTCGCACATCGAATTGCTGGCGACGCCCGGCGCGCGGCCGAGCCGGCGCAACGTCAGTGACAACGGCCTGCTGCTGCACGCCGCGGCCAAGGTGCCGGGGCAGCCGCTGGTGCTGGTCGGCGGCGTGCTGCTTAACCGCAACATTGAGTTCATCGACCGCATCCGCCATCTGGTGTATCCGCAGGGTTCGCTGCCGATCCGCAGCCGCGGCTCTGCCACGCTGTTCCTCGACGATACCCGCATCGCCACCACGGTGACTTACCCGCGTGGCGGGTGTGCCATCGGCAGCCGCGTGTCGCAGGAGGTGTCGGAGCAGGTACTGGGCCGCGGTCAGGCTTGGCTGAACCGGGCGAGGGTGATCGGCGACTGGTATGTGTCCGGTTACCAGCCGCTGCTGGACAGCCGCGGCCAACGTATCGGCATGCTGTACGTCGGTTTCCTGGAGCAACCGTTCGTGCTGGCCAAGTGGATGGCGCTGGCGGTGCTGTTCGTGCTGTTCGCCATCACCATGGCGGCGGCAACATGGGTGAGCTGGCGCTTTGCGCGCTCGGTAATCGACCCGGTGGAGCGCCTGCGCCAGACCATGAGCGCGGTGGCCGCCGGCCGGCTGGATGCCAGGGTCGGGGCCTTGCCGCAGCAGGACGAGCTGGCCTTGCTGGCCGCGCATTTCGACGCGCTGTTGGCGCGACTGGAGTCGCAGAACCAGGCCATGCTGCGCTGGGCCGGCGAGCTGGACGACAAGGTGGCGGAGCGCACGCGCGAGCTGGCGGCGGCCAACCATACCCTGCTCAGCGCGCAGCAGCAGCTGTTCAAGTCCGAAAAACTGGCCGCCATCGGCCAGCTGGCGGCCGGCACCGCGCACGAGATCAACAATCCGGTGGCGGTGATCCAAGGCAATCTGGAGCTGATGCAGGAGCTGCTCGGGGAGGCGGCGGCACCGGTGCAGCCGGAGATCCGCCTGATGCGCGAGCAGGTGCAGCGCATCCAGCTGATCGTGGCCAAACTGCTGCAGTACGCGCGACCGAGCGAATACGCCGGCGACCTGCAGCAGGTGCAGCCGCAGGAGGTATTCCAGGACAGCCTGTTGCTGGTCGGCTACCAGATGAACCGCGGCAATATCGCGGTGGTGAAACAGTGGCACAGTAGCGCCACGCTGCTGGCCAACCGTTTCGAGCTGCAGCAGATCCTGATCAACCTGATCCTGAACGCGATCCAGGCGATGCCGCAGGGCGGGGTGCTGACGCTGTCGGCGCACGACGCGCCCGGCAGCGACGGCCGCCCCGGTCTGCGCCTGAGCGTGGCCGACAACGGCAGCGGCATCGCCGAGGCCGATATGGCGCGGCTGTTCGATCCGTTCTTCACCAGCAAGCACGACGGCACCGGCCTGGGGCTGTGGGTGTGTCAGGGGCTGGCGGAGCGCAGTGGCGGCGTGATCGAGGCTGCCAACCAGTCGCAGGGTGGCGCGGTGTTCAGCGTGTGGCTGCCGTGCGAGCCGGCACTGGCCGCGGTGGGGCTGGCAGTGTTATAA
- a CDS encoding DNA-binding protein, which translates to MDIHTRVRDVALELVSAGVWPTVQEVRARLGTGSNTTINNTLRQWRQEFLGKMAASARHPEWSPALAQAFAQVWQQACGEAEQNLAGLREEAQQEVARLVAELAQAQRELATASAQQQALIQRCDSAEQERQQLAASLTQLQQALAAQETRALASEAALQEARGQIIATQQAADQRVEALEARHAVQLQQLQQDGERREALAYERLEGMRIQLYQQVEDERTLLRQREQQWQAERQQLAQQLAALRDSSQQQLAQRAQENGRLAAELAALQERLADSDTLRQQWQQRHADLAAAEQQRSSALQQLQQEQALLQQHRLPHLLLWLQAEQAQLAAMPAAQLAQQVRRLLAG; encoded by the coding sequence ATGGATATTCATACACGAGTGCGCGACGTGGCGCTGGAACTGGTCAGCGCTGGCGTGTGGCCGACGGTGCAGGAGGTGCGCGCGCGGCTGGGCACCGGCTCCAACACCACCATCAACAACACCCTGCGCCAGTGGCGGCAGGAATTCCTCGGCAAGATGGCGGCCAGTGCCCGCCACCCGGAGTGGTCGCCGGCGCTGGCGCAGGCCTTTGCCCAGGTCTGGCAGCAGGCCTGCGGCGAGGCGGAGCAGAACCTGGCCGGCTTGCGCGAAGAAGCACAACAGGAAGTGGCGCGACTGGTCGCCGAGCTGGCGCAGGCGCAGCGCGAACTGGCCACCGCCAGCGCGCAGCAACAGGCACTGATCCAGCGCTGCGACAGCGCCGAGCAGGAGCGGCAGCAGCTGGCCGCCAGCCTGACACAGCTGCAGCAGGCGCTGGCGGCGCAGGAGACACGTGCCCTCGCCAGCGAGGCGGCACTGCAGGAGGCGCGCGGCCAGATCATCGCCACCCAGCAAGCAGCCGACCAGCGCGTCGAGGCGCTGGAAGCGCGCCATGCGGTGCAGTTGCAGCAGTTGCAGCAGGATGGCGAGCGGCGCGAGGCGCTGGCCTACGAGCGGCTGGAAGGCATGCGCATCCAGCTGTACCAGCAGGTGGAAGACGAACGCACGCTGCTGCGTCAGCGCGAGCAGCAGTGGCAGGCGGAGCGGCAACAGCTGGCACAGCAACTGGCGGCGCTGCGCGACAGCAGCCAGCAGCAGCTGGCGCAACGCGCGCAGGAGAATGGCAGGTTGGCCGCAGAGCTGGCGGCGCTACAGGAACGGCTGGCGGACAGCGACACGCTGCGACAGCAATGGCAGCAGCGTCACGCCGATCTGGCCGCCGCCGAGCAGCAGCGCAGCAGCGCCCTGCAGCAACTACAGCAGGAGCAGGCGCTACTGCAGCAGCACCGCCTGCCGCACCTGCTGCTGTGGCTGCAGGCCGAACAGGCGCAGCTGGCCGCGATGCCGGCGGCGCAGCTGGCGCAGCAGGTCAGGCGCTTGCTGGCTGGCTGA
- a CDS encoding GAF domain-containing protein: MAEQLLIVEGSREAQYQALLPQVLALIESESDIIAAMANCSAAIQQTFNWLWTGFYLVKGEQLVLGPFQGPIACTRIPKGRGVCGSAWAQAQTLIVPDVDAFPGHIACSSAARSEIVLPVCDAAGTVVAVLDIDASELAQFSELDQRYLAPVCAALGKLFSQPASA, from the coding sequence ATGGCAGAACAGCTGCTGATCGTCGAAGGCTCGCGCGAGGCGCAATACCAGGCCCTGTTACCGCAGGTGCTGGCACTGATCGAATCCGAGAGCGATATCATCGCCGCCATGGCCAACTGCAGTGCCGCGATCCAGCAGACCTTCAACTGGCTGTGGACCGGCTTCTACCTGGTCAAGGGCGAGCAGCTGGTGCTGGGACCGTTCCAGGGGCCGATCGCCTGTACCCGCATCCCGAAAGGTCGCGGCGTGTGCGGCAGCGCCTGGGCGCAGGCGCAGACGCTGATCGTACCGGACGTGGACGCCTTCCCCGGCCACATCGCCTGCTCATCGGCAGCGCGCTCCGAGATCGTACTGCCGGTGTGCGATGCCGCCGGTACGGTGGTGGCGGTGCTGGACATCGACGCCAGCGAACTGGCGCAGTTCAGCGAGCTTGACCAGCGCTACCTGGCGCCGGTGTGCGCGGCGCTGGGCAAACTGTTCAGCCAGCCAGCAAGCGCCTGA
- a CDS encoding beta-ketoacyl-ACP reductase: MSKRIALVTGGMGGIGTAICKALADSGHIVATTYSKPGKDQAWLADMKGQGYDFHAFQCDVSDFDSCQQAVAAITEQLGPVDVLVNNAGITRDASFRKLGKADWDAVISTNLDSVFNVCKPVVESMLERGFGRVINISSINGQKGQFGQTNYSAAKAGMHGFTMALAQEVARKGVTVNTISPGYIGTDMVMAVPEDVRNKIIAQIPVGRLGQPEEIAGLVNYLASDLAGFMTGADFAINGGQHMM; the protein is encoded by the coding sequence ATGAGCAAGCGAATCGCGTTGGTTACCGGGGGCATGGGCGGCATCGGCACCGCCATCTGCAAGGCGCTGGCCGACAGCGGCCACATCGTGGCCACCACCTACAGCAAGCCGGGCAAGGACCAGGCCTGGCTGGCGGACATGAAGGGCCAGGGTTACGACTTCCACGCCTTCCAGTGTGATGTCAGCGATTTTGATTCGTGCCAGCAGGCAGTTGCCGCCATCACCGAGCAGCTTGGCCCGGTGGATGTGCTGGTCAACAACGCCGGCATCACCCGCGACGCCAGCTTCCGCAAGCTGGGCAAGGCCGACTGGGACGCGGTGATCAGCACCAACCTCGACTCCGTGTTCAACGTGTGCAAGCCGGTGGTGGAATCGATGCTGGAGCGCGGTTTTGGCCGCGTGATCAACATCTCGTCGATCAACGGCCAGAAAGGCCAGTTCGGCCAGACCAACTACTCCGCCGCCAAGGCCGGCATGCACGGCTTCACCATGGCGCTGGCACAGGAAGTGGCGCGCAAGGGCGTGACCGTCAACACCATCAGCCCGGGTTACATCGGCACCGACATGGTGATGGCGGTACCGGAAGACGTGCGCAACAAGATCATCGCGCAGATCCCGGTTGGCCGCCTGGGCCAGCCGGAAGAAATCGCCGGTCTGGTCAACTACCTGGCCTCCGACCTGGCCGGTTTCATGACCGGTGCCGACTTCGCCATCAACGGCGGTCAGCACATGATGTAA
- the rsgA gene encoding ribosome small subunit-dependent GTPase A, which produces MKQQGQIIRSYGRRFIVECDGQQYDCTTRGKRVDYACGDHVELSIINGEQAVIEKACERKSLLYRQDDWRTKLIAANVTRIVFVTAAVPSPNEELLNRCLLAAEAADIEPIILVNKCDLPETADWLAKLQPYRELGYTLVTVSALHDINELLPLVKGQTSVFVGQSGMGKSTLTNALLPAAEARVGDISIALDAGRHTTTHAALYHLDEDSHLIDSPGLQEFGLSHLAATELAGLFPEMRPYIGHCRFHNCTHRAEPNCAIKGACDEGRIRPARLALLQKLTNQLVNA; this is translated from the coding sequence ATGAAGCAGCAAGGTCAGATCATCCGCAGTTACGGCCGCCGCTTCATCGTCGAGTGTGACGGCCAGCAATACGATTGCACCACCCGCGGCAAGCGCGTCGATTACGCCTGCGGCGATCACGTCGAACTGTCGATCATCAACGGCGAGCAGGCGGTGATCGAAAAGGCCTGCGAACGCAAGAGCCTGCTCTACCGTCAGGACGACTGGCGCACCAAGCTGATTGCGGCCAACGTCACGCGCATCGTGTTCGTTACCGCCGCGGTACCCTCGCCCAACGAAGAGCTGCTCAATCGCTGCCTGCTGGCCGCCGAGGCCGCCGACATCGAGCCGATCATCCTCGTCAACAAGTGCGACCTGCCGGAAACCGCCGACTGGCTGGCCAAGCTGCAGCCGTACCGCGAACTGGGCTACACCCTGGTCACCGTCAGCGCCCTGCACGACATCAATGAGCTGCTGCCGCTGGTCAAGGGCCAGACCTCGGTTTTTGTCGGACAGTCCGGCATGGGCAAGTCGACGCTGACCAATGCACTGCTGCCGGCTGCCGAGGCGCGCGTCGGCGATATTTCCATCGCACTGGATGCCGGCCGCCACACCACCACCCACGCCGCGCTCTACCATCTGGACGAAGACAGCCACCTCATCGATTCGCCCGGCCTGCAGGAATTCGGCCTCAGCCACCTAGCAGCCACCGAGCTTGCCGGCCTGTTCCCGGAAATGCGCCCCTACATCGGTCACTGCCGCTTCCACAACTGCACTCACCGCGCCGAGCCCAATTGCGCGATCAAGGGCGCCTGTGATGAAGGCCGCATACGCCCGGCCCGGCTGGCTTTGCTGCAGAAACTGACGAATCAGCTAGTTAATGCCTAA
- a CDS encoding 4a-hydroxytetrahydrobiopterin dehydratase, translating into MNLQHMHCEAQHGLHSLSEQTRAELLAHLDGWAVEGIELVKTFRFDDYYRTMAFVNALAFIAHQQDHHPDLSVHYNRTVVRFSTHDAGGLTLNDFICAAKTEALAAGK; encoded by the coding sequence ATGAATCTGCAACACATGCACTGCGAGGCTCAGCACGGCCTGCACTCCCTCAGCGAACAGACCCGCGCCGAGCTGCTGGCCCACCTCGACGGCTGGGCGGTAGAGGGCATCGAGCTGGTCAAGACCTTCCGCTTCGACGACTACTACCGCACCATGGCCTTCGTCAACGCGTTGGCCTTCATCGCCCACCAGCAGGATCACCACCCCGACCTGTCGGTGCACTACAACCGCACCGTGGTCCGCTTCAGCACCCACGACGCCGGGGGCCTGACCCTCAACGATTTCATCTGCGCCGCCAAGACCGAAGCACTGGCGGCCGGCAAATGA
- a CDS encoding M48 family metallopeptidase: MNLFTWSFLFAVLLSLALRLYLSQRQIRHVKQHAAKVPAAFRDRITLQQHQLAADYCVARQRPGQWQAAADSVLLLALTLGGGLQWLWQLLAAYGLGGLWQGVALIGVLALLSSVLSLPFSLYRTFVTEKRFGFNRTSWPLYIADMTKGGVLAAIVGAPLVTLILWLLHAAGDWAWLWVWCSWTLFSLAMLWAYPTLIAPRFNRFTPLADPALRERIDNLLARTGFHSDGVFVMDGSRRSSHGNAYFTGFGKTKRIVFFDTLLTQLDEGEVEAVLAHELGHFKHGHIRQRIATTFLLSFLSLALLGWLLTLPAFYNGLGVVDTAPALGLVLFMLAAPAYTFPLTPLFSLLSRRHEYQADDFAARHSSASELISALVKLYRDNASTLTPDPLHSRFYDSHPPASLRIAHLERQAQ, from the coding sequence ATGAATTTATTCACCTGGTCTTTCCTGTTCGCCGTTTTGCTGTCGCTGGCGCTGCGGCTATACCTGTCGCAACGCCAGATCCGCCATGTAAAGCAGCATGCGGCCAAGGTGCCGGCCGCCTTCCGTGACCGCATCACGCTGCAGCAGCACCAGCTGGCCGCCGACTATTGCGTGGCGCGGCAGCGCCCCGGACAGTGGCAGGCGGCCGCCGACAGCGTGCTACTGCTGGCGCTGACGCTGGGTGGCGGCCTGCAGTGGCTGTGGCAGCTGCTGGCCGCGTACGGCCTGGGCGGTTTGTGGCAAGGAGTGGCGCTGATCGGCGTGCTGGCGCTGCTCAGCAGCGTGCTCAGCCTGCCGTTCAGCCTGTATCGCACCTTTGTTACCGAGAAGCGCTTCGGCTTCAACCGCACCAGTTGGCCACTCTATATCGCCGACATGACCAAGGGCGGCGTACTGGCCGCCATCGTCGGCGCGCCGCTGGTTACGTTGATCCTGTGGCTGCTGCATGCCGCCGGCGACTGGGCGTGGCTGTGGGTATGGTGCAGCTGGACGCTGTTCAGCCTGGCGATGCTGTGGGCGTACCCGACGCTGATCGCGCCGCGCTTCAACCGTTTCACGCCGCTGGCCGATCCGGCGCTGCGCGAGCGCATCGACAACCTGCTGGCACGCACCGGCTTTCACAGTGACGGCGTGTTCGTAATGGATGGCTCGCGCCGCTCCAGCCACGGCAATGCCTACTTCACCGGCTTTGGCAAAACCAAGCGCATCGTGTTCTTCGATACCCTGCTCACCCAGCTGGACGAGGGCGAAGTGGAGGCGGTGCTGGCGCACGAGCTGGGCCACTTCAAGCACGGCCACATCCGCCAGCGCATCGCCACCACCTTCTTGCTGTCCTTCCTCAGTCTGGCTTTGCTTGGTTGGCTGCTGACGCTGCCGGCGTTCTATAACGGCCTGGGTGTTGTCGATACGGCACCGGCGCTGGGGCTGGTGCTGTTCATGCTGGCGGCGCCGGCGTACACCTTCCCGCTGACACCGCTGTTCAGCCTGCTGTCGCGGCGTCACGAATACCAGGCCGACGACTTCGCCGCCCGCCACAGCAGTGCCAGCGAACTGATCAGCGCGCTGGTCAAGCTGTACCGTGACAATGCCAGCACACTGACGCCAGACCCGCTACACTCGCGCTTTTACGATTCCCATCCACCGGCGAGCCTGCGCATCGCCCACCTGGAAAGGCAAGCACAATGA
- the orn gene encoding oligoribonuclease: MPQDPKHLIWLDMEMTGLEPDTDRIIEIAMVVTDSQLNVVAESPVLVVHQSDETLAAMDEWNTNTHGKTGLTARVKASTLSEAEAEQQLLAFLQEYIAKGVSPMCGNSIGQDRRFMARWMPELERYFHYRNLDVSTLKELCKRWRPDIAKGVVKKGKHEALADILESIEELRYYREHFLKV, translated from the coding sequence ATGCCGCAAGATCCCAAGCATCTCATCTGGCTGGACATGGAAATGACCGGGCTGGAACCAGACACCGACCGCATCATCGAAATCGCGATGGTGGTCACCGACAGCCAGCTGAACGTGGTCGCCGAATCACCGGTGCTGGTCGTGCACCAGAGCGACGAAACGTTGGCCGCAATGGACGAATGGAACACCAATACCCACGGCAAGACCGGGCTCACCGCCCGCGTCAAGGCGTCGACGCTGAGCGAGGCCGAGGCCGAGCAGCAGCTGCTGGCCTTCCTGCAGGAATACATCGCCAAGGGCGTGTCGCCGATGTGCGGCAATTCCATCGGCCAGGATCGCCGCTTCATGGCGCGCTGGATGCCGGAGCTGGAGCGCTACTTCCACTATCGCAACCTCGACGTATCGACGTTGAAAGAGCTGTGCAAGCGCTGGCGTCCGGACATCGCCAAGGGCGTGGTGAAGAAGGGCAAGCACGAAGCGCTAGCAGACATCCTTGAGTCGATCGAGGAACTGCGCTATTACCGCGAACACTTCCTCAAAGTGTAA